In one Gracilinanus agilis isolate LMUSP501 chromosome 6, AgileGrace, whole genome shotgun sequence genomic region, the following are encoded:
- the MADD gene encoding MAP kinase-activating death domain protein isoform X11, with product MVQKKKICPRLLDYLVIIGARQPSSDSVAQTPELLRRYPLEDYPEFPLPPDVVFFCQPEGCLSVRQRRMSLRDDTSFVFTLTDKDTGVTRYGICVNFYRSFQKRMPKEKADGGSGHRAKEAVKTAPGPEEASTEKAESSSSLQPPSADSTPDGNQSPRGKRRAKGGSRSRNSTLTSLCVLSHYPFFTTFRECLYTLKRLVDCCSERLLGKKLSIPRGVQRDTMWRIFTGSLLVEEKSSALLHDLREIEAWIYRLLRSPVPISGQKRVDIEVLPQELQPALTFALPDPSRFSLVDFPLHLPLELLGVDACLQVLSCILLEHKVVLQSRDYNALSMSVMAFVAMIYPLEYMFPVIPLLPTCMASAEQLLLAPTPYIIGVPASFFLYKLDFKMPDDVWLVDLDSNRVIAPTNAEVLPILPEPESLELKKHLKQALASMSLNTQPILNLEKFHEGQEIPLLLGRPSSDLQSTPSTEFNPLIYGNDVDSVDVATRVAMVRFFNSPNVLQGFQMHTRTLRLFPRPVVAFQAGSFLASRPRQTPFAEKLSRTQAVEYFGEWILNPTNYAFQRIHNNMFDPASIGDKPKWYAHQLQPIYYRVYDSNSQLAEALSVPPEHDSDSDPTDDSGSDSVDYDDSSSSYSSLGDFVSEMMKCDINGDTPNVDPLTHAALGDASEVAFDELQGSQGDLDEPGPDSENSQDNPQPRSSSSTTASSSPSTIIHGANPESADSTEMDDKTATGFSNPLRALPPNFGKLSLDKREAESGGPPEGLGRRRDYDNPYFEPQYGFPTEEDEDDDEQEESYTPRFNQNLNGNRASKLLRPNSLKLASDSDAESDSRASSPNSTISNNSSEGFGGIMSFASSLYRNHSTSFSLSSLALPTKGARDKATPFPSLKGGRRALVDQKSSVIKHSPTVKRESPSPQGRASNSSENQQFLKEVVHSVLDGQGVGWLSVKKVRRLLESEQLRGFVLSKLNRLAPPEDGAPPDTIPDVEISRKVYKGMLDLLKCMVLSLEQSYANAGLGGMASTFGLLEIAQTHYYSKEPDKRKRSPTDSVSTPVGKDPGLTGRGDPKAMAQLRVPQLGPRAPSATGRGPKELDTRSLKEENFVASIGPEGIKPVFDLGETDEKKSQISADSGVSLMSGSQRSDLESTSIGPAVMIRSTSQDSEVSNSSGETLGADSDLSSNAGDGPGGEGSAHLAGLRGTVSDSEIETNSASGAIFGKAHSLKPGTKEKVVGSPVRPFEDVSQRVYLYEGLLGRDKGSMWDQLEDAAMETFSMSKERSTLWDQMQFWEDAFLDAVMLEREGMGMDQGPQEMIDRYLSLGEHDRKRLEDDEDRLLATLLNNLISYMLLMKVNKNDIRKKVRRLMGKSHIGLVYSQQINEVLDQLASLNGRDLALQPSGSRHIKKQTFVVHAGTDTSGDIFFMEVCDDCVVLRSSIGTVSERWWYEKLINMTYCPKTKVLCLWRRNGPETQLNKFYTKKCRELYYCVKDSMERAAARQHSAKPGPELGGEFPVQDMRTGEGGLLQVTLEGINLKFMHSQERKVFIELNHIKKCNTVRGVFVLEEFVPETKEVVSHKYKTPMAHEICYSVLCLFSYVAAARSKEAESRSKPPRPVSS from the exons GCAACCAAGCAGTGACAGTGTGGCCCAGACTCCCGAGTTGCTCCGGCGCTACCCCTTGGAGGATTATCCCGAATTCCCCCTCCCTCCAGATGTGGTGTTCTTCTGCCAACCCGAGGGATGTCTGAGTGTGCGGCAGAGACGCATGAGCTTGCGAGATGATACCTCCTTCGTGTTCACCCTCACTGACAAGGACACTGGGGTGACCCGCTATGGCATCTGTGTCAACTTCTACCGCTCCTTCCAGAAGCGGATGCCCAAGGAAAAGGCCGACGGTGGCTCGGGGCACCGTGCAAAGGAAGCTGTCAAGACCGCTCCTGGCCCAGAGGAGGCGAGCACAGAGAAGGCAGAGAGCAGCTCTTCCTTGCAGCCCCCCAGTGCTGATTCGACCCCTGATGGGAACCAGTCTCCCCGAGGCAAGCGCCGAGCTAAGGGGGGGAGCCGCTCTCGCAACAGCACCCTGACATCCCTGTGTGTGCTCAGCCACTACCCTTTCTTCACCACCTTCCGGGAGTGTCTGTACACCCTCAAGCGTCTGGTGGATTGCTGCAGCGAGCGGCTCCTTGGCAAGAAACTGTCCATCCCCCGAGGGGTGCAGAG GGACACCATGTGGCGCATTTTCACTGGTTCACTCCTGGTAGAAGAGAAGTCCAGTGCCCTTCTGCATGACCTTCGGGAGATTGAAGCCTGGATCTATAGGTTGTTGCGTTCTCCAGTGCCCATATCTGGCCAGAAGCGGGTGGATATTGAGGTTCTACCGCAAGAGCTTCAGCCTGCACTGACCTTTGCTCTCCCTGACCCATCTCGATTCTCTCTGGTAGACTTCCCATTGCATCTGCCCTTGGAACTTCTGGGCGTAGATGCCTGTCTGCAGGTGTTGTCTTGCATCTTGCTGGAGCACAAG GTGGTGCTCCAGTCCCGAGACTACAACGCACTCTCCATGTCAGTGATGGCCTTCGTGGCAATGATCTACCCCCTGGAGTACATGTTTCCTGTTATCCCATTGCTGCCTACTTGTATGGCATCTGCAGAGCAG CTGCTCTTGGCCCCTACCCCTTACATCATTGGGGTCCCTGCCAGCTTCTTCCTTTATAAACTGGACTTCAAGATGCCAGATGATGTTTGGCTGGTGGATTTGGACAGCAATAGG GTGATTGCACCAACCAATGCAGAAGTGTTGCCCATCCTGCCAGAACCCGAATCTTTAGAACTGAAAAAGCATTTGAAGCAG GCACTGGCCAGCATGAGTCTGAACACCCAGCCGATCCTCAACCTGGAGAAGTTCCATGAGGGCCAGGAGATCCCCCTGCTCTTGGGAAGGCCATCCAGCGATTTGCAGTCCACCCCTTCCACTGAGTTCAATCCCCTCATCTACGGCAATGATGTGGATTCAGTGGACGTGGCGACCAG GGTGGCCATGGTGAGATTCTTCAACTCCCCCAATGTGCTTCAGGGATTCCAGATGCACACTCGCACTCTCCGGCTCTTCCCCCGACCTGTGGTGGCCTTCCAAGCTGGTTCTTTTCTAGCCTCACGTCCCCGACAGACCCCCTTTGCAGAGAAATTGTCCAGGACCCAGGCTGTGGAGTACTTTGGCGAATGGATCCTCAACCCCACCAACTATGCTTTCCAGCGAATCCACAACA ATATGTTTGATCCAGCCTCAATTGGTGATAAGCCAAAGTGGTATGCCCACCAGCTGCAGCCCATCTATTACCGCGTCTATGACAGCAACTCCCAGCTGGCCGAGGCACTGAGTGTGCCACCCGAGCATGACTCTGACTCTGACCCAACGGACGACAG TGGCAGTGACAGTGTGGATTATGATGACTCGAGCTCCTCCTATTCATCCCTTGGGGACTTTGTTAGTGAAATGATGAAATGTGATATCAATGGTGATACACCCA ATGTGGATCCGCTAACACATGCGGCACTGGGTGATGCCAGTGAGGTGGCATTTGATGAGCTGCAAGGAAGCCAGGGTGATCTGGATGAGCCTGGTCCAGATAGTGAGAATTCCCAGGACAACCCCCAGCCTCGCTCCAGCTCCAGCACCACGGCCAGCAGCAGCCCCAGTACCATCATTCATGGAGCCAATCCT GAGTCTGCTGATTCTACAGAGATGGATGACAAGACAGCGACAGGATTCTCCAACCCACTTCGTGCTTTGCCCCCAAATTTTGGCAAATTAAGCTTGGATAAGCGTGAGGCAGAGAGCGGGGGCCCCCCAGAGGGATTGGGGCGTAGGCGTGACTATGACAATCCATACTTTGAACCTCAGTATGGGTTTCCCACTGAGGAAGATGAAGACgatgatgagcaggaggagagTTATACCCCACGATTTAACCAAAACCTCAATGGCAATAG GGCTTCAAAACTGCTGCGGCCTAATAGCCTGAAGCTGGCGAGCGATTCGGATGCAGAGTCAGACTCTCGGGCAAGTTCTCCCAACTCCACCATCTCCAACAACAGCAGCGAGGGCTTTGGGGGCATCATGTCTTTTGCAA GTAGCCTGTACCGGAACCATAGCACCAGCTTCAGCCTCTCCAGCCTGGCACTGCCCACCAAAGGGGCCCGAGATAAGGCCACACCCTTCCCTAGTCTCAAAG GGGGCCGGCGAGCCCTGGTCGATCAGAAGTCATCGGTCATCAAGCATAGCCCCACGGTAAAAAGAGAGTCTCCATCGCCGCAGGGACGGGCCAGCAATTCCAG CGAGAACCAGCAGTTCCTGAAGGAGGTGGTTCACAGCGTGCTGGACGGCCAGGGCGTGGGCTGGCTCAGCGTGAAGAAGGTGAGGAGGCTGCTGGAGAGTGAGCAGCTCCGAGGCTTTGTCCTGAGCAAGCTGAACCGCCTGGCGCCTCCCGAGGACGGCGCCCCGCCGGACACTATCCCCGATGTG GAGATAAGCCGCAAAGTCTACAAGGGGATGCTGGACCTGCTCAAGTGCATGGTGCTGAGCCTGGAGCAGTCCTACGCCAACGCCGGCCTTGGCGGCATGGCCAGCACCTTTGGGCTCCTGGAGATCGCCCAGACCCACTACTACAGCAAAG AGCCAGATAAACGGAAGAGAAGTCCCACAGACAGTGTGAGCACGCCAGTTGGCAAGGATCCAGGCCTGACTGGGCGGGGAGACCCGAAAGCTATGGCCCAGCTGAGGGTTCCCCAGTTGGGGCCTCGGGCACCAAGTGCCACAGGAAGGGGCCCCAAGGAGCTGGACACCAGAAGCCTAAAGGAAGAGAACTTTGTGGCCTCTATTG GGCCTGAAGGAATTAAACCTGTCTTTGACCTGGGTGAGACAGATGAGAAAAAGTCACAGATCAGTGCAGACAGTGGTGTGAGCCTGATGTCTGGTTCTCAG AGAAGTGACCTGGAATCCACTAGTATAGGCCCAGCAGTTATGATCCGAAGCACAAGCCAGGATTCTGAA GTGAGTAACAGTTCTGGAGAGACACTGGGAGCGGACAGTGACCTGAGCAGCAATGCAGGTGATGGACCAGGTGGAGAGGGCAGTGCCCACTTGGCAGGACTTCGTGGCACTGTGTCTGACAGCGAAATTGAGACCAATTCTGCCTCAGGCGCCATCTTT GGCAAAGCCCACAGTCTGAAGCCGGGTACAAAGGAGAAAGTAGTGGGCAGCCCCGTTCGTCCTTTTGAAGACGTGAGCCAGCGTGTCTACCTCTATGAGGGTCTCCTAG GAAGGGACAAAGGATCCATGTGGGACCAGTTAGAGGATGCAGCTATGGAGACCTTCTCTATGA GTAAAGAACGTTCTACCCTGTGGGACCAGATGCAGTTCTGGGAAGATGCCTTCCTTGATGCTGTGATGTTGGAGAGAGAAGGGATGGGCATGGACCAGGGACCTCAGGAAATGATCGACAG GTACCTGTCCCTGGGAGAACATGACCGGAAGCGCCTGGAGGATGACGAAGATCGATTGCTGGCCACGCTTTTGAACAACCTCATCTCTTACATGCTTCTGATGAAG GTAAACAAGAATGACATTCGGAAGAAGGTGAGACGCCTGATGGGGAAGTCTCATATTGGGCTTGTGTACAGCCAGCAGATAAACGAAGTGTTAGACCAGTTGGCCAGCCTG AATGGACGGGACCTGGCTCTCCAGCCAAGTGGCAGCCGTCACATCAAGAAACAGACGTTCGTGGTGCACGCGGGGACGGACACCAGTGGGGATATCTTCTTCATGGAG GTGTGCGACGACTGCGTGGTCCTCCGCAGCAGCATCGGGACGGTGTCCGAGCGCTGGTGGTACGAGAAGCTCATCAACATGACCTACTGCCCCAAGACCAAGGTGCTGTGTCTGTGGAGACGCAACGGGCCCGAGACTCAGCTCAACAAGTTCTATACCAAGAAG TGTCGGGAGCTGTACTACTGTGTGAAGGACAGCATGGAGCGTGCCGCGGCTCGACAGCACAGCGCCAAGCCGG GTCCGGAGCTGGGCGGTGAGTTCCCAGTGCAGGACATGAGGACGGGCGAGGGTGGCTTGCTTCAGGTTACGCTGGAGGGGATCAACCTTAAGTTCATGCATAGCCAG GAGCGGAAG GTTTTCATAGAGCTGAATCACATTAAAAAGTGCAATACAGTTCGAGGCGTCTTTGTCCTGGAGGAATTTG TTCCTGAAACTAAAGAAGTGGTGAGCCACAAGTACAAGACGCCCATG GCCCATGAGATCTGCTACTCCGTGTTGTGTCTCTTCTCCTACGTGGCTGCCGCTCGCAGCAAGGAGGCCGAGAGCAGAAGCAAACCTCCCCGGCCGGTCTCGAGCTGA
- the MADD gene encoding MAP kinase-activating death domain protein isoform X6, whose product MVQKKKICPRLLDYLVIIGARQPSSDSVAQTPELLRRYPLEDYPEFPLPPDVVFFCQPEGCLSVRQRRMSLRDDTSFVFTLTDKDTGVTRYGICVNFYRSFQKRMPKEKADGGSGHRAKEAVKTAPGPEEASTEKAESSSSLQPPSADSTPDGNQSPRGKRRAKGGSRSRNSTLTSLCVLSHYPFFTTFRECLYTLKRLVDCCSERLLGKKLSIPRGVQRDTMWRIFTGSLLVEEKSSALLHDLREIEAWIYRLLRSPVPISGQKRVDIEVLPQELQPALTFALPDPSRFSLVDFPLHLPLELLGVDACLQVLSCILLEHKVVLQSRDYNALSMSVMAFVAMIYPLEYMFPVIPLLPTCMASAEQLLLAPTPYIIGVPASFFLYKLDFKMPDDVWLVDLDSNRVIAPTNAEVLPILPEPESLELKKHLKQALASMSLNTQPILNLEKFHEGQEIPLLLGRPSSDLQSTPSTEFNPLIYGNDVDSVDVATRVAMVRFFNSPNVLQGFQMHTRTLRLFPRPVVAFQAGSFLASRPRQTPFAEKLSRTQAVEYFGEWILNPTNYAFQRIHNNMFDPASIGDKPKWYAHQLQPIYYRVYDSNSQLAEALSVPPEHDSDSDPTDDSGSDSVDYDDSSSSYSSLGDFVSEMMKCDINGDTPNVDPLTHAALGDASEVAFDELQGSQGDLDEPGPDSENSQDNPQPRSSSSTTASSSPSTIIHGANPESADSTEMDDKTATGFSNPLRALPPNFGKLSLDKREAESGGPPEGLGRRRDYDNPYFEPQYGFPTEEDEDDDEQEESYTPRFNQNLNGNRASKLLRPNSLKLASDSDAESDSRASSPNSTISNNSSEGFGGIMSFASSLYRNHSTSFSLSSLALPTKGARDKATPFPSLKVFGLNTLMEIVTEAGPGSGEGGRRALVDQKSSVIKHSPTVKRESPSPQGRASNSSENQQFLKEVVHSVLDGQGVGWLSVKKVRRLLESEQLRGFVLSKLNRLAPPEDGAPPDTIPDVEISRKVYKGMLDLLKCMVLSLEQSYANAGLGGMASTFGLLEIAQTHYYSKEPDKRKRSPTDSVSTPVGKDPGLTGRGDPKAMAQLRVPQLGPRAPSATGRGPKELDTRSLKEENFVASIGPEGIKPVFDLGETDEKKSQISADSGVSLMSGSQRSDLESTSIGPAVMIRSTSQDSEVSTVVSNSSGETLGADSDLSSNAGDGPGGEGSAHLAGLRGTVSDSEIETNSASGAIFGKAHSLKPGTKEKVVGSPVRPFEDVSQRVYLYEGLLGKERSTLWDQMQFWEDAFLDAVMLEREGMGMDQGPQEMIDRYLSLGEHDRKRLEDDEDRLLATLLNNLISYMLLMKVNKNDIRKKVRRLMGKSHIGLVYSQQINEVLDQLASLNGRDLALQPSGSRHIKKQTFVVHAGTDTSGDIFFMEVCDDCVVLRSSIGTVSERWWYEKLINMTYCPKTKVLCLWRRNGPETQLNKFYTKKCRELYYCVKDSMERAAARQHSAKPGPELGGEFPVQDMRTGEGGLLQVTLEGINLKFMHSQVFIELNHIKKCNTVRGVFVLEEFVPETKEVVSHKYKTPMAHEICYSVLCLFSYVAAARSKEAESRSKPPRPVSS is encoded by the exons GCAACCAAGCAGTGACAGTGTGGCCCAGACTCCCGAGTTGCTCCGGCGCTACCCCTTGGAGGATTATCCCGAATTCCCCCTCCCTCCAGATGTGGTGTTCTTCTGCCAACCCGAGGGATGTCTGAGTGTGCGGCAGAGACGCATGAGCTTGCGAGATGATACCTCCTTCGTGTTCACCCTCACTGACAAGGACACTGGGGTGACCCGCTATGGCATCTGTGTCAACTTCTACCGCTCCTTCCAGAAGCGGATGCCCAAGGAAAAGGCCGACGGTGGCTCGGGGCACCGTGCAAAGGAAGCTGTCAAGACCGCTCCTGGCCCAGAGGAGGCGAGCACAGAGAAGGCAGAGAGCAGCTCTTCCTTGCAGCCCCCCAGTGCTGATTCGACCCCTGATGGGAACCAGTCTCCCCGAGGCAAGCGCCGAGCTAAGGGGGGGAGCCGCTCTCGCAACAGCACCCTGACATCCCTGTGTGTGCTCAGCCACTACCCTTTCTTCACCACCTTCCGGGAGTGTCTGTACACCCTCAAGCGTCTGGTGGATTGCTGCAGCGAGCGGCTCCTTGGCAAGAAACTGTCCATCCCCCGAGGGGTGCAGAG GGACACCATGTGGCGCATTTTCACTGGTTCACTCCTGGTAGAAGAGAAGTCCAGTGCCCTTCTGCATGACCTTCGGGAGATTGAAGCCTGGATCTATAGGTTGTTGCGTTCTCCAGTGCCCATATCTGGCCAGAAGCGGGTGGATATTGAGGTTCTACCGCAAGAGCTTCAGCCTGCACTGACCTTTGCTCTCCCTGACCCATCTCGATTCTCTCTGGTAGACTTCCCATTGCATCTGCCCTTGGAACTTCTGGGCGTAGATGCCTGTCTGCAGGTGTTGTCTTGCATCTTGCTGGAGCACAAG GTGGTGCTCCAGTCCCGAGACTACAACGCACTCTCCATGTCAGTGATGGCCTTCGTGGCAATGATCTACCCCCTGGAGTACATGTTTCCTGTTATCCCATTGCTGCCTACTTGTATGGCATCTGCAGAGCAG CTGCTCTTGGCCCCTACCCCTTACATCATTGGGGTCCCTGCCAGCTTCTTCCTTTATAAACTGGACTTCAAGATGCCAGATGATGTTTGGCTGGTGGATTTGGACAGCAATAGG GTGATTGCACCAACCAATGCAGAAGTGTTGCCCATCCTGCCAGAACCCGAATCTTTAGAACTGAAAAAGCATTTGAAGCAG GCACTGGCCAGCATGAGTCTGAACACCCAGCCGATCCTCAACCTGGAGAAGTTCCATGAGGGCCAGGAGATCCCCCTGCTCTTGGGAAGGCCATCCAGCGATTTGCAGTCCACCCCTTCCACTGAGTTCAATCCCCTCATCTACGGCAATGATGTGGATTCAGTGGACGTGGCGACCAG GGTGGCCATGGTGAGATTCTTCAACTCCCCCAATGTGCTTCAGGGATTCCAGATGCACACTCGCACTCTCCGGCTCTTCCCCCGACCTGTGGTGGCCTTCCAAGCTGGTTCTTTTCTAGCCTCACGTCCCCGACAGACCCCCTTTGCAGAGAAATTGTCCAGGACCCAGGCTGTGGAGTACTTTGGCGAATGGATCCTCAACCCCACCAACTATGCTTTCCAGCGAATCCACAACA ATATGTTTGATCCAGCCTCAATTGGTGATAAGCCAAAGTGGTATGCCCACCAGCTGCAGCCCATCTATTACCGCGTCTATGACAGCAACTCCCAGCTGGCCGAGGCACTGAGTGTGCCACCCGAGCATGACTCTGACTCTGACCCAACGGACGACAG TGGCAGTGACAGTGTGGATTATGATGACTCGAGCTCCTCCTATTCATCCCTTGGGGACTTTGTTAGTGAAATGATGAAATGTGATATCAATGGTGATACACCCA ATGTGGATCCGCTAACACATGCGGCACTGGGTGATGCCAGTGAGGTGGCATTTGATGAGCTGCAAGGAAGCCAGGGTGATCTGGATGAGCCTGGTCCAGATAGTGAGAATTCCCAGGACAACCCCCAGCCTCGCTCCAGCTCCAGCACCACGGCCAGCAGCAGCCCCAGTACCATCATTCATGGAGCCAATCCT GAGTCTGCTGATTCTACAGAGATGGATGACAAGACAGCGACAGGATTCTCCAACCCACTTCGTGCTTTGCCCCCAAATTTTGGCAAATTAAGCTTGGATAAGCGTGAGGCAGAGAGCGGGGGCCCCCCAGAGGGATTGGGGCGTAGGCGTGACTATGACAATCCATACTTTGAACCTCAGTATGGGTTTCCCACTGAGGAAGATGAAGACgatgatgagcaggaggagagTTATACCCCACGATTTAACCAAAACCTCAATGGCAATAG GGCTTCAAAACTGCTGCGGCCTAATAGCCTGAAGCTGGCGAGCGATTCGGATGCAGAGTCAGACTCTCGGGCAAGTTCTCCCAACTCCACCATCTCCAACAACAGCAGCGAGGGCTTTGGGGGCATCATGTCTTTTGCAA GTAGCCTGTACCGGAACCATAGCACCAGCTTCAGCCTCTCCAGCCTGGCACTGCCCACCAAAGGGGCCCGAGATAAGGCCACACCCTTCCCTAGTCTCAAAG TATTTGGGCTAAATACTCTAATGGAGATTGTTACTGAAGCCGGCCCCGGGAGCGGTGAAG GGGGCCGGCGAGCCCTGGTCGATCAGAAGTCATCGGTCATCAAGCATAGCCCCACGGTAAAAAGAGAGTCTCCATCGCCGCAGGGACGGGCCAGCAATTCCAG CGAGAACCAGCAGTTCCTGAAGGAGGTGGTTCACAGCGTGCTGGACGGCCAGGGCGTGGGCTGGCTCAGCGTGAAGAAGGTGAGGAGGCTGCTGGAGAGTGAGCAGCTCCGAGGCTTTGTCCTGAGCAAGCTGAACCGCCTGGCGCCTCCCGAGGACGGCGCCCCGCCGGACACTATCCCCGATGTG GAGATAAGCCGCAAAGTCTACAAGGGGATGCTGGACCTGCTCAAGTGCATGGTGCTGAGCCTGGAGCAGTCCTACGCCAACGCCGGCCTTGGCGGCATGGCCAGCACCTTTGGGCTCCTGGAGATCGCCCAGACCCACTACTACAGCAAAG AGCCAGATAAACGGAAGAGAAGTCCCACAGACAGTGTGAGCACGCCAGTTGGCAAGGATCCAGGCCTGACTGGGCGGGGAGACCCGAAAGCTATGGCCCAGCTGAGGGTTCCCCAGTTGGGGCCTCGGGCACCAAGTGCCACAGGAAGGGGCCCCAAGGAGCTGGACACCAGAAGCCTAAAGGAAGAGAACTTTGTGGCCTCTATTG GGCCTGAAGGAATTAAACCTGTCTTTGACCTGGGTGAGACAGATGAGAAAAAGTCACAGATCAGTGCAGACAGTGGTGTGAGCCTGATGTCTGGTTCTCAG AGAAGTGACCTGGAATCCACTAGTATAGGCCCAGCAGTTATGATCCGAAGCACAAGCCAGGATTCTGAAGTTAGCACTGTG GTGAGTAACAGTTCTGGAGAGACACTGGGAGCGGACAGTGACCTGAGCAGCAATGCAGGTGATGGACCAGGTGGAGAGGGCAGTGCCCACTTGGCAGGACTTCGTGGCACTGTGTCTGACAGCGAAATTGAGACCAATTCTGCCTCAGGCGCCATCTTT GGCAAAGCCCACAGTCTGAAGCCGGGTACAAAGGAGAAAGTAGTGGGCAGCCCCGTTCGTCCTTTTGAAGACGTGAGCCAGCGTGTCTACCTCTATGAGGGTCTCCTAG GTAAAGAACGTTCTACCCTGTGGGACCAGATGCAGTTCTGGGAAGATGCCTTCCTTGATGCTGTGATGTTGGAGAGAGAAGGGATGGGCATGGACCAGGGACCTCAGGAAATGATCGACAG GTACCTGTCCCTGGGAGAACATGACCGGAAGCGCCTGGAGGATGACGAAGATCGATTGCTGGCCACGCTTTTGAACAACCTCATCTCTTACATGCTTCTGATGAAG GTAAACAAGAATGACATTCGGAAGAAGGTGAGACGCCTGATGGGGAAGTCTCATATTGGGCTTGTGTACAGCCAGCAGATAAACGAAGTGTTAGACCAGTTGGCCAGCCTG AATGGACGGGACCTGGCTCTCCAGCCAAGTGGCAGCCGTCACATCAAGAAACAGACGTTCGTGGTGCACGCGGGGACGGACACCAGTGGGGATATCTTCTTCATGGAG GTGTGCGACGACTGCGTGGTCCTCCGCAGCAGCATCGGGACGGTGTCCGAGCGCTGGTGGTACGAGAAGCTCATCAACATGACCTACTGCCCCAAGACCAAGGTGCTGTGTCTGTGGAGACGCAACGGGCCCGAGACTCAGCTCAACAAGTTCTATACCAAGAAG TGTCGGGAGCTGTACTACTGTGTGAAGGACAGCATGGAGCGTGCCGCGGCTCGACAGCACAGCGCCAAGCCGG GTCCGGAGCTGGGCGGTGAGTTCCCAGTGCAGGACATGAGGACGGGCGAGGGTGGCTTGCTTCAGGTTACGCTGGAGGGGATCAACCTTAAGTTCATGCATAGCCAG GTTTTCATAGAGCTGAATCACATTAAAAAGTGCAATACAGTTCGAGGCGTCTTTGTCCTGGAGGAATTTG TTCCTGAAACTAAAGAAGTGGTGAGCCACAAGTACAAGACGCCCATG GCCCATGAGATCTGCTACTCCGTGTTGTGTCTCTTCTCCTACGTGGCTGCCGCTCGCAGCAAGGAGGCCGAGAGCAGAAGCAAACCTCCCCGGCCGGTCTCGAGCTGA